One window of the Brevinema andersonii genome contains the following:
- the sbcD gene encoding exonuclease subunit SbcD: MKILCTADWHLGKKLEAFSRLEEQILVMDEIVQYAEEQKVDAVIVAGDCFDTVNPSPEVTKLFVKTLARLSRNGECVVLVIAGNHDSPLFLSSSEAFASQVGVAIVGFVHEVPRLEENSSAWRVNASAPGMIEIFFKKAKKNIRFLLAPYANAQRLKKDFGVEDSSKKIWEVFQKQWQENISQDSDVINILVAHYFVLPEKKDTLIQEEPPVEDEGEKKIGGIGGISAEYIPQGIDYAILGHIHRPQKIFSKNCQVFYTGSPLIYSMSESGQQKTLLILEINRKKSEYYYPLTQGRNIKRIIFDDVSKIENLLQGEDENYIELVWCGDRYLEAHEMHKLNNIHSRLLRVDMQPKFSKTLALNPDIEYIHERSSLELFKDYFLFKRKMEAPESLLAFFETLNQYDQTSILHFRKQGFLPYSLKIQGFYSYKSEVFIDFSIFEEKKFFGIFGSVGVGKSAIIEAIIFALYARTERLGSMGSGSGSSNFSVTYSMMNLESDTMLIEFEFSVIGESGIEEYLCRIHAVRDKKKFEKVDAKREVFRKQNNEWVPQGKISGEEILGLSYDDFRKTIVLQQRDFLNFLHATPSKNAETLMRLFHLERFDLSDQVAILKNENSGNLKALSAQLMLFEDVSDELLSELKERKKQYKIELEYSKHELNSKKKSKEEIQKKIDQLLLLKESKEKIALLEQKKEKIEQAELRLKVDRIIELDDNIKKYINNINESQWKIDQLQKDLTLLQTDSEKEAEIFKLLQQELEEIQTHKKQFIQQKDFWQEQEFDKLIVHLEYQIKQWNQLEARSLELLNKQKTLKIGRSLNDVNLHAQEIKTQLNFIYEEEQKYKSLLGLSGISYCLKPNEPCPLCGSIEHPSPFESIDEHMLENFTQQRLALEKLLEQLRDEYRQVEMSEKLCQNYKDELEQLESQKQNLLNNESLDSWKEKLNQLLIENKQKKENLLQAKTKINEYENLQVELEKKKNMSEIRKYELEKKITQFQSLLFASIDQKNQIQKMLESDIIKKEQELKKIGLSEIEYSKSALFSKMSYEDISNYRKEYAVLENKIKELSHLEINNNIDFSLLLNELEQDVLLLESKISINEQDLGSLSDKIKSLQQNIIQKEMLMEQQKEMLINQENIAILEQLFKAKGFVNFIGQKYLEQLCYYANQRFLRFSRNQFAIEAPSDLQHKGVYVIDRLAGGNKRDISTLSGGQSFQAALALALALADQSRVGHRFFFVDEGFGSLDEENLRIVLQTLYELAQQEQRIVGLISHVPAIQDEVNICLHVHNDQGNDVKIDIEFN, translated from the coding sequence ATGAAAATTCTATGCACTGCCGATTGGCATTTGGGCAAAAAATTAGAAGCTTTTTCGCGTCTGGAAGAGCAAATTCTAGTGATGGATGAAATTGTCCAATATGCAGAAGAGCAAAAGGTTGATGCAGTGATTGTAGCAGGAGACTGCTTTGATACCGTAAATCCGAGTCCTGAAGTGACAAAATTGTTTGTTAAAACATTAGCGCGCCTATCAAGAAACGGAGAATGTGTGGTTCTGGTGATTGCCGGGAACCATGATTCTCCGTTATTTTTATCTTCTTCTGAAGCATTTGCTTCTCAAGTCGGGGTTGCTATTGTTGGTTTTGTGCATGAAGTACCTCGGCTGGAAGAAAACAGCTCTGCATGGAGAGTGAATGCTTCGGCACCAGGAATGATTGAAATTTTCTTTAAAAAAGCAAAGAAAAATATTAGATTTTTACTGGCACCGTATGCTAATGCACAACGTTTGAAAAAAGATTTTGGTGTTGAGGACAGCAGTAAAAAAATATGGGAAGTGTTTCAGAAACAATGGCAAGAAAATATCTCTCAAGATTCTGATGTTATTAATATCTTAGTGGCGCATTATTTTGTTCTGCCCGAAAAGAAGGATACTTTAATTCAAGAAGAGCCCCCCGTAGAAGATGAAGGTGAAAAAAAAATAGGTGGAATAGGTGGTATTTCTGCAGAATATATTCCTCAGGGAATTGATTATGCCATTCTCGGGCATATACACAGACCACAAAAAATATTTTCGAAAAATTGTCAGGTTTTCTATACTGGTAGTCCCCTTATTTATAGTATGTCGGAAAGCGGACAACAAAAAACTTTATTAATACTGGAAATTAACCGTAAAAAATCCGAATATTATTATCCTTTGACACAAGGTAGAAATATCAAACGTATTATTTTTGATGATGTAAGCAAAATAGAAAACCTTCTACAAGGAGAGGATGAAAATTATATCGAATTAGTATGGTGTGGTGACCGCTACCTAGAAGCTCATGAAATGCACAAGTTGAACAACATTCATTCCAGACTGCTTCGTGTCGATATGCAGCCGAAATTCAGCAAAACACTTGCCTTAAATCCAGATATAGAATATATTCATGAACGGTCATCTCTAGAATTGTTTAAGGATTATTTTTTGTTTAAAAGAAAAATGGAAGCTCCGGAAAGTTTACTTGCCTTTTTTGAAACATTAAATCAGTATGATCAAACTTCAATATTGCATTTTCGAAAACAAGGGTTTCTTCCTTATTCTCTAAAAATTCAAGGTTTTTATTCTTATAAAAGTGAGGTTTTTATTGATTTTTCTATATTTGAAGAAAAGAAATTTTTCGGAATTTTTGGTTCGGTTGGAGTAGGAAAATCGGCAATTATTGAGGCTATTATTTTTGCCTTATATGCTAGAACAGAGCGTTTAGGCTCAATGGGCAGTGGTAGCGGATCATCTAATTTTTCTGTGACTTATAGCATGATGAATCTTGAGTCAGATACCATGTTAATTGAATTTGAATTTTCTGTTATTGGAGAGTCCGGTATCGAAGAATATTTATGCCGAATTCATGCAGTTCGTGATAAAAAGAAATTTGAAAAAGTAGACGCAAAACGTGAAGTATTTCGTAAGCAAAATAATGAATGGGTACCTCAAGGAAAAATATCCGGTGAGGAAATATTAGGATTGAGTTACGATGATTTTCGAAAAACAATAGTGTTACAACAACGTGATTTTTTGAATTTTCTTCATGCTACGCCCAGCAAAAATGCAGAAACTTTAATGAGACTTTTTCATTTGGAACGCTTTGATTTATCAGATCAAGTTGCTATATTAAAAAATGAAAATAGCGGCAATTTAAAGGCATTGTCTGCGCAACTGATGCTTTTTGAAGATGTCTCAGATGAATTGTTATCTGAGTTGAAAGAACGAAAGAAACAATATAAGATTGAATTGGAATATTCGAAACATGAATTAAATAGTAAAAAAAAATCTAAAGAAGAAATTCAAAAAAAAATTGATCAATTACTTCTCTTAAAAGAGTCAAAAGAAAAAATAGCTCTGTTAGAACAGAAAAAAGAAAAAATAGAACAGGCTGAATTGCGTTTGAAAGTAGATCGTATTATTGAACTGGATGATAATATTAAAAAATATATAAACAATATTAATGAATCTCAATGGAAAATTGATCAATTGCAAAAAGATTTAACTCTATTACAAACTGATAGTGAAAAAGAAGCAGAAATATTCAAATTATTACAGCAAGAACTTGAAGAAATTCAAACACACAAAAAACAATTTATCCAGCAAAAAGATTTTTGGCAAGAACAAGAATTTGATAAATTAATTGTGCATTTAGAATATCAAATAAAACAATGGAATCAATTAGAAGCAAGAAGTTTGGAATTGCTCAACAAACAAAAAACATTGAAAATTGGCCGTTCTTTGAATGATGTTAATTTACATGCACAAGAAATAAAAACACAACTTAATTTTATTTATGAAGAAGAGCAGAAATATAAAAGTTTGTTGGGGTTATCTGGGATTTCTTATTGCTTAAAGCCGAATGAACCTTGTCCTTTATGTGGTTCAATAGAACATCCTAGTCCTTTTGAATCTATTGATGAGCATATGTTAGAAAATTTTACTCAGCAAAGATTGGCCTTAGAAAAATTATTAGAGCAGCTTCGCGATGAATATAGGCAAGTAGAAATGTCTGAAAAACTTTGTCAAAATTATAAAGATGAATTAGAACAATTAGAATCACAAAAACAAAACTTATTAAATAATGAATCTTTAGATTCTTGGAAAGAAAAACTTAATCAATTATTAATCGAAAATAAGCAAAAAAAAGAAAATCTATTGCAAGCAAAAACAAAAATTAATGAATATGAAAATCTTCAAGTTGAATTAGAAAAGAAAAAAAATATGTCAGAAATAAGAAAATACGAGTTAGAGAAAAAAATAACACAATTTCAGAGTTTGTTGTTTGCATCTATTGACCAGAAAAATCAAATACAAAAAATGTTAGAATCAGATATTATTAAGAAAGAGCAAGAATTAAAAAAGATCGGACTTAGTGAAATTGAATATTCTAAAAGTGCGTTATTTTCTAAAATGAGTTATGAAGACATTTCGAATTATAGAAAAGAATATGCCGTTTTAGAAAATAAAATAAAAGAACTATCCCATTTGGAAATCAATAATAATATAGATTTTTCTTTATTATTAAATGAATTAGAACAAGATGTTTTATTATTAGAATCCAAGATTTCAATAAACGAACAGGATTTAGGATCTTTATCTGATAAAATTAAATCTTTGCAGCAGAATATAATACAAAAAGAAATGTTAATGGAACAACAAAAAGAAATGTTAATCAATCAAGAAAATATTGCTATTTTAGAACAGCTTTTTAAAGCAAAAGGATTTGTAAATTTTATCGGTCAAAAATATCTGGAACAGCTTTGTTACTATGCTAATCAGCGTTTTTTAAGATTCAGTAGAAATCAGTTTGCTATAGAAGCTCCTAGTGATTTGCAACATAAAGGGGTTTATGTGATTGATCGTCTTGCCGGTGGTAATAAGCGTGATATATCAACATTATCTGGTGGACAAAGTTTCCAAGCAGCGTTAGCATTGGCTCTGGCATTAGCTGATCAGAGTAGAGTAGGACATCGTTTCTTTTTTGTGGATGAAGGATTTGGCTCGCTTGATGAAGAAAATCTTAGAATTGTTCTTCAAACTTTGTATGAATTGGCACAACAAGAACAGCGTATTGTTGGACTTATTTCGCATGTCCCTGCTATTCAGGATGAAGTTAATATATGTCTTCACGTACATAATGATCAGGGAAATGATGTTAAAATAGACATAGAGTTTAATTAA
- a CDS encoding ankyrin repeat domain-containing protein, with the protein MLRFVYVLLLLNCQYIYSYNIFDMAQSGDINSIRNLPDFEKQINITNDYGDNLLTTAISYKQSAAIKFFLQNNGNIYHTNKAGQTTLMLAVQNKDINLISYLLKRNVPINAVDQVGNSALFYAIEANNPMIISLLLRNKANIHIMNKKSLSPLMLASELESFESIVALLYHIKNIDQQNSEGATALMIASRHGSIRAVETLLQAGANTDIQDKQGWTALMFAVIENDVEAVDLLLKYGADLNINNNYKETALMLASAYDFPEIIQTLISRGADIYAKNKQGLTAYQLAQLNNSTTAMLLLKAQGPQEDLPDLSRFLPKGIMTNNLE; encoded by the coding sequence ATGCTGCGTTTTGTATATGTTTTATTATTACTCAACTGTCAATATATTTACAGCTACAATATTTTCGATATGGCACAATCAGGAGATATCAATTCCATACGTAACTTACCAGACTTCGAAAAACAAATTAATATAACTAACGATTATGGAGACAATCTTTTGACGACTGCTATCAGTTATAAGCAATCAGCTGCAATCAAATTTTTTCTGCAAAACAATGGAAATATTTATCACACCAACAAAGCAGGACAAACAACTTTGATGTTAGCTGTACAAAATAAAGATATTAATCTTATTTCCTATTTACTCAAACGCAATGTGCCTATCAATGCAGTCGATCAAGTAGGGAATTCAGCGCTTTTCTATGCTATCGAAGCTAATAATCCTATGATTATTTCTCTTCTGCTGCGCAACAAAGCCAATATCCACATCATGAATAAAAAATCATTAAGCCCTTTGATGCTCGCGAGCGAACTTGAAAGTTTTGAGTCTATTGTTGCCTTGCTGTATCACATAAAAAATATCGATCAGCAAAATAGTGAAGGTGCTACTGCACTTATGATCGCATCGAGGCATGGCAGCATAAGAGCCGTCGAAACTCTGCTTCAAGCAGGAGCTAATACTGATATCCAAGATAAACAAGGTTGGACAGCTTTAATGTTTGCTGTTATTGAAAATGATGTTGAAGCAGTTGATCTTCTTCTTAAGTATGGCGCAGATCTTAATATAAATAACAATTATAAAGAAACAGCCCTCATGCTAGCCAGTGCCTATGACTTTCCTGAAATTATCCAAACTCTGATTTCGAGAGGAGCTGATATCTATGCAAAAAACAAACAAGGCCTAACAGCATATCAATTAGCACAGCTTAATAACAGCACAACCGCTATGCTGCTCCTGAAAGCACAAGGCCCTCAGGAAGATTTGCCTGATTTATCAAGATTCCTTCCAAAAGGAATTATGACTAACAATTTAGAATAA
- a CDS encoding ankyrin repeat domain-containing protein — translation MNCLCRESMRLKKIFFFIILFFDTIVCQAYYSELTDSPENALFLAVYNNNFEEVQSLLKQGFNPNSRDNMGRTPLMYIQNFSSNMASILIEHGAFINAKDNNGNSTLSTAVHNNNENYIKYLLTQNISINATNKEGLTPLHLAVQYNRPAIAELLLENGAVSDTYSSEGVSPLLSAIYSGNHQLVGLLLEHGEDPDQTRKNTANTPLMIASSQGHLTIVQLLLKYGADINRQNEQGATALLLAIAQKYYYITELLLEHGANLYLKSKNDITAFDLGQYSDRKFQHLIKKYAKIQAQSRTE, via the coding sequence ATGAATTGTTTATGTAGGGAATCTATGCGGTTGAAAAAAATATTTTTTTTCATTATCCTATTTTTTGATACTATTGTCTGTCAAGCTTATTATTCTGAATTAACTGATTCACCAGAAAATGCTCTATTTTTAGCAGTTTACAATAATAACTTTGAAGAAGTACAATCTTTACTAAAACAAGGATTTAACCCCAATAGCCGAGATAATATGGGGCGTACGCCTCTCATGTATATCCAAAATTTTTCTTCGAACATGGCATCTATTCTGATCGAACATGGAGCTTTCATTAATGCAAAAGACAATAATGGCAATTCAACGTTAAGTACTGCTGTACATAATAATAATGAAAATTATATAAAATACTTGCTTACTCAGAATATCTCTATCAATGCAACCAATAAAGAGGGACTGACACCCCTCCATTTAGCAGTCCAATACAATCGACCAGCAATTGCTGAGCTTTTACTGGAAAACGGTGCAGTTAGTGATACGTATTCATCAGAAGGTGTTTCGCCTTTGTTGAGTGCTATATATTCAGGCAACCATCAATTAGTGGGCTTGCTTTTGGAACATGGAGAAGATCCTGATCAAACTCGAAAAAATACTGCAAACACTCCACTTATGATCGCAAGCAGTCAAGGACATCTTACTATTGTACAGCTGCTTCTTAAATACGGAGCTGATATCAATCGTCAAAACGAACAAGGTGCTACTGCATTACTTCTAGCCATTGCACAGAAATATTATTATATCACAGAGCTTCTTCTAGAACATGGTGCTAACTTATACCTCAAAAGTAAAAATGACATTACAGCATTTGATTTAGGACAATATTCCGATCGTAAATTCCAGCACCTGATCAAAAAATATGCAAAAATACAGGCTCAATCAAGAACTGAATAA
- a CDS encoding MATE family efflux transporter, producing the protein MNNIFITRRMRKIAWPLTINTLTFYAVAITDSVFIGHYRPDGLDILNTIMLPYITLNQLMDYMHMGTVILATQSIGAKFYHKAQKIVENGFFVYGMVGAVFWALWFFGAEKIYSLLDPNAETLKIAVDYMHIVSFSYLMNGFIYKGVQSVFATTGYTKPFMIVGIVQVLANTVFNRLFIHGDFFFPELGISGAAWGTIVSTALGNLLMLYYLFQQKNIMPTLKGIVHPDKKLVYQTIRMGFPVGIDMVLWGLGGNFLVWVINNTDPSLNRFMFFFITLPEFGFRMYSGYILAVTNLAGRAFGARNIKKVIKVMYFGLRDAGLISLGVALIYIFFAKYIAYMFTSDPQTIDLLKKYIPLMVLITLPRTLWEIFNGILHGMGITLWGMFVQMVGLTAIALQSYFFVGQLHWGVFGIFLIYVVDEILRVIFMGGRLFFSLKNIKVSSNR; encoded by the coding sequence ATGAATAATATTTTTATTACAAGGCGTATGCGTAAAATTGCATGGCCATTAACTATTAATACATTAACATTTTATGCCGTAGCAATTACCGATTCTGTTTTTATCGGACATTATAGGCCTGATGGCTTAGATATTCTTAATACTATTATGTTACCTTATATTACTCTTAATCAATTGATGGATTATATGCATATGGGAACTGTAATACTGGCTACTCAATCGATTGGTGCTAAATTTTATCATAAGGCACAAAAAATTGTAGAAAATGGATTTTTTGTATATGGTATGGTTGGAGCAGTTTTTTGGGCTTTGTGGTTTTTTGGTGCGGAAAAAATTTACAGCTTACTTGATCCCAATGCTGAAACTTTGAAAATTGCTGTCGATTATATGCATATTGTTTCATTTTCTTATTTGATGAATGGCTTTATTTACAAAGGTGTACAATCTGTTTTTGCAACGACAGGATATACAAAGCCTTTTATGATAGTCGGGATTGTGCAAGTATTAGCTAATACTGTTTTTAATAGATTATTTATTCACGGAGATTTCTTTTTCCCTGAACTTGGGATTTCCGGTGCTGCATGGGGAACTATTGTCAGTACAGCATTGGGTAATCTGCTAATGCTGTACTATCTCTTCCAACAAAAAAACATTATGCCAACATTAAAAGGAATTGTACATCCTGATAAAAAACTTGTATACCAAACCATACGAATGGGATTTCCTGTAGGTATCGATATGGTTTTGTGGGGATTGGGCGGTAATTTTCTGGTATGGGTGATCAATAATACGGATCCTAGCTTAAATCGATTTATGTTTTTCTTTATCACGCTGCCTGAATTTGGCTTTAGAATGTATTCGGGCTATATCTTAGCTGTTACTAATTTAGCTGGACGTGCTTTCGGTGCCCGTAATATTAAAAAAGTCATCAAAGTGATGTATTTCGGCCTTAGAGATGCTGGACTGATATCTTTAGGTGTAGCATTGATTTATATATTCTTTGCAAAATATATAGCATATATGTTCACTAGTGATCCGCAAACAATTGACCTCTTGAAAAAATATATTCCTTTGATGGTGTTAATTACATTGCCGCGGACGCTCTGGGAGATTTTTAACGGCATTCTGCACGGTATGGGAATTACCTTGTGGGGAATGTTTGTACAGATGGTAGGGTTGACAGCAATTGCTTTACAGTCATATTTTTTTGTTGGTCAACTTCATTGGGGAGTATTCGGTATTTTTCTTATTTATGTTGTCGACGAAATATTAAGAGTCATATTTATGGGCGGTCGCTTGTTTTTCTCCTTGAAAAATATAAAGGTTAGTTCTAACCGGTAA
- the rho gene encoding transcription termination factor Rho encodes MARRIKLKNNSENEIQENVTLEQPTENKKTHRKSKKTSAQLPEDNLIEEFIPLDDKDFKKYSKNLFAIYEHSSDPQKVMSQVFSEDGTMLFINQLKQLSITELLMVAEHLKLENCESMHTQELVYTILRKHADNKGIIYGGGTLQLIDGGFGFLRSPRYSYLPSSDDIYVSPSQISLFRLRSGDVLQGQIRPPQRTEEEKFFAMLKVESINEKSAEVARKRTLFSNLTPLFPEEQIKLERSPDSLAMRMMDLFTPIGKGQRALLVSPPKAGKTTLLKDIANSITTNHPEIKLIVFLVDERPEEVTDMQRSVKAEVVYSTFDEPAQKHVNVAQMVLEKARRLVESGYDVVILLDSITRLARAYNQVEPSSGKVLSGGIDSGALHKPKKFFGAARNIEEGGSLTIIATALVDTGSKMDDIIFEEFKGTGNMEINLDRNLANQRTFPAFDIKISGTRREDLLLNSANLEKIRMLRKVFVNMSNEEIINKISQAMKKFPTNEEFLNNLQFLGKA; translated from the coding sequence ATGGCTCGTCGTATCAAACTGAAAAATAATTCAGAAAACGAAATTCAAGAGAATGTGACTCTTGAACAACCTACAGAAAACAAAAAAACACATCGTAAATCAAAAAAAACATCTGCGCAGCTTCCTGAGGATAATCTTATTGAAGAATTTATTCCTCTTGACGATAAAGATTTCAAAAAATATAGCAAAAATTTATTTGCTATATACGAACATTCTTCGGACCCTCAAAAAGTTATGTCTCAAGTTTTTTCTGAAGATGGAACTATGTTATTTATTAACCAGCTTAAACAATTATCCATTACAGAATTATTAATGGTTGCCGAACATTTGAAATTAGAAAATTGCGAAAGTATGCATACTCAGGAATTAGTATACACTATTCTTAGGAAACATGCCGACAATAAAGGTATTATTTATGGTGGCGGGACTTTGCAACTGATAGACGGAGGTTTTGGATTTTTACGATCTCCACGGTATAGCTATCTGCCTAGTTCTGATGATATCTATGTTTCGCCATCTCAAATATCACTTTTCCGGTTACGGAGCGGCGATGTGCTCCAAGGTCAAATCCGTCCTCCGCAGCGCACAGAAGAAGAAAAATTTTTTGCCATGCTTAAAGTTGAAAGTATTAACGAAAAATCTGCTGAAGTAGCACGGAAACGGACGTTATTTTCCAATTTAACTCCGTTATTCCCGGAAGAACAAATCAAGTTGGAACGTTCTCCCGATTCTCTTGCTATGCGTATGATGGATTTATTTACACCTATTGGAAAAGGACAACGAGCATTATTAGTATCACCTCCCAAAGCTGGAAAAACCACACTTCTAAAAGACATAGCCAATAGTATAACAACAAATCATCCGGAAATCAAACTTATTGTTTTTCTCGTAGACGAAAGACCTGAAGAAGTAACTGATATGCAGCGCTCCGTAAAAGCTGAAGTTGTCTATTCGACATTTGATGAGCCCGCTCAAAAACATGTGAATGTAGCACAAATGGTTCTTGAAAAGGCTCGTCGTTTGGTTGAAAGCGGCTATGATGTTGTGATTTTATTAGATTCAATTACTCGGCTTGCACGGGCTTACAACCAAGTAGAACCATCTTCAGGAAAAGTATTGTCAGGAGGGATTGATTCAGGAGCCCTTCACAAACCTAAAAAATTCTTCGGAGCTGCTCGCAATATCGAAGAAGGAGGCAGTTTAACAATTATTGCAACAGCGCTTGTAGATACGGGATCAAAAATGGATGACATTATTTTCGAAGAATTCAAAGGCACAGGTAATATGGAAATCAACTTGGACCGTAACTTGGCTAATCAGCGCACATTTCCTGCATTTGATATTAAAATTTCAGGAACAAGGCGGGAAGATCTTTTACTTAATAGTGCAAACTTAGAAAAAATACGTATGTTAAGAAAAGTGTTTGTAAACATGTCTAATGAAGAAATTATTAATAAAATTAGTCAGGCTATGAAAAAATTTCCTACTAATGAAGAATTTCTTAACAATTTGCAATTCTTAGGGAAGGCCTGA
- a CDS encoding RNA polymerase sigma factor: MTFNEFYAQNKTLVYRLCRARTNKDLAEESTARAFIEVWKRWDKVSVMDSPIAYTVTIARNIAYKEYLKSKARIFLGLDTVDDIPDAQLSPEAYTVHTETLEELWDGINQLSYREKEIIILKDLEDRSFQECSEILKLSLTATKSLRHRARKKLMKILSNQFEVTE; the protein is encoded by the coding sequence ATGACATTTAACGAGTTTTACGCACAGAATAAAACCTTAGTGTACCGTCTCTGCCGGGCACGCACTAACAAGGATTTAGCCGAAGAGAGTACTGCAAGGGCTTTTATAGAAGTATGGAAACGATGGGATAAAGTTTCTGTGATGGATTCACCTATTGCTTATACAGTTACTATTGCAAGGAACATTGCTTACAAAGAATACTTGAAATCCAAAGCTCGGATTTTTCTTGGCTTGGACACTGTTGATGATATTCCCGATGCGCAGTTATCACCGGAAGCCTATACGGTACATACAGAAACTCTTGAAGAACTTTGGGATGGTATTAATCAGTTGAGCTACAGAGAAAAAGAAATTATTATTCTTAAGGATCTGGAAGACCGCTCATTTCAAGAGTGCTCGGAAATTCTTAAATTATCCCTGACAGCCACAAAATCACTACGGCACAGGGCAAGAAAAAAATTAATGAAAATACTAAGTAATCAATTCGAGGTAACAGAATGA
- a CDS encoding GntP family permease, with protein MTSLGVLIGLTISIIFILRRFHPVYALILGSLIAGIIGGFSLNTTINIMISGIKTMVPAIIRILTAGILVGTLVKTGAAIKIAETIIEKLGEKLVLLALTLATFCLTATGIFLDVTIITIAPIALTIAQKLNISKSAILLALSGGGKAGNLISPNPSTIAVSEIFQVPISSVMAANIFPSIIAIILTTTIAKFFINKGEKVTENPHFHHGKLPSFMASIIGPVTAILLLTLQPLFQIAIDPLIALPIGGMLGIIAMDKLPEFNSCLCIGLEKISGVVLLLIGVGTMAGMIQNSNIKELSLQFLETVHISDFFIAPLSGLFLAMVTASATAGATIASTTFVDLIINTGIAPVQGASLINAGSMVMDHMPHGSFFHNTKDSLHLSLKERFRVFPYEILIGFSLLFLAVIRYFMIN; from the coding sequence ATGACATCACTGGGTGTTCTTATTGGGCTTACTATTTCTATTATTTTTATTCTACGTCGCTTTCATCCTGTATATGCTTTAATTTTAGGCTCACTTATTGCCGGCATAATAGGCGGATTCTCTCTAAATACCACAATCAATATTATGATTAGCGGCATCAAGACAATGGTTCCAGCGATTATTAGGATTCTTACGGCGGGGATTTTAGTAGGCACGCTAGTCAAAACAGGTGCTGCTATTAAAATAGCAGAAACAATTATTGAAAAATTAGGAGAAAAACTTGTTTTATTAGCATTAACTTTAGCAACATTTTGTTTAACAGCTACTGGAATTTTTCTTGATGTCACAATTATTACGATTGCACCGATCGCTCTGACGATCGCGCAAAAATTAAATATTTCTAAATCTGCTATTTTACTGGCACTTAGCGGAGGCGGAAAAGCAGGAAATTTAATATCACCTAATCCCAGTACTATTGCTGTGTCAGAAATATTTCAAGTTCCCATCTCATCGGTTATGGCCGCGAATATTTTTCCGAGCATTATTGCTATTATACTGACAACAACTATTGCAAAATTTTTCATTAACAAAGGAGAAAAAGTTACAGAAAATCCCCACTTTCATCACGGCAAATTACCATCTTTCATGGCAAGCATTATTGGTCCAGTTACTGCTATCTTGCTGCTGACCTTGCAGCCGCTATTTCAAATTGCTATTGACCCATTAATTGCCTTGCCTATAGGTGGTATGCTGGGGATCATAGCTATGGACAAACTTCCAGAATTTAACTCTTGTTTGTGTATAGGCTTGGAAAAAATTTCAGGTGTTGTTCTATTACTCATAGGTGTAGGAACAATGGCCGGTATGATTCAAAACTCCAACATTAAAGAATTAAGTCTGCAGTTTTTAGAAACAGTACATATTTCTGATTTTTTTATTGCGCCTCTTTCCGGACTTTTCTTAGCTATGGTTACTGCATCCGCAACCGCAGGAGCTACTATTGCTTCAACAACCTTTGTTGACCTCATCATTAATACAGGAATAGCCCCAGTACAGGGAGCATCTTTAATTAATGCTGGTTCTATGGTCATGGATCATATGCCACATGGCTCGTTTTTTCATAACACGAAAGATTCTCTTCATTTGTCCCTAAAAGAACGATTTAGAGTTTTTCCTTACGAAATTTTGATTGGATTCAGTTTGCTATTTTTGGCTGTTATCAGATATTTTATGATTAATTAA